The Micromonospora sp. NBC_01740 genome includes a window with the following:
- a CDS encoding ABC transporter permease: protein MGSLTATVAPPTTPNVILWFRTFKAITGSGFRRYATYRQASVAGVVTNTVFGFLRCYVLLAAVGAAGTVAGYDRGQLATFVWVGQGLLAVVLLWGWTELADRIRTGDVASDLLRPVHPVTSHLAADLGRAGHAALVRFLPPVLVGPLFFEVHVPRRWATLPIFAFSAVVAVVLCFGCRFLVNATAYWLQDVRGPVILWTLASGVLAGLYFPLRFLPEWLQLVLWLGTPFPSLLQTPLDVLVERDPTGTQVGLVGLQLAWAVLILAACRLVQRRAERRLVVQGG, encoded by the coding sequence GTGGGCTCGCTCACCGCCACTGTGGCACCGCCCACCACCCCAAACGTTATCCTATGGTTCCGGACATTTAAGGCTATAACCGGATCAGGCTTCCGACGTTACGCCACGTACCGGCAGGCATCGGTGGCGGGCGTCGTGACCAACACGGTCTTCGGCTTCCTGCGGTGCTACGTCCTGCTCGCGGCGGTCGGCGCGGCCGGCACGGTGGCCGGGTACGACCGGGGGCAGCTCGCCACCTTCGTCTGGGTGGGCCAGGGCCTGCTGGCGGTCGTCCTCCTCTGGGGCTGGACCGAGCTGGCCGACCGGATCCGCACCGGCGACGTCGCCAGCGACCTGCTGCGGCCGGTGCACCCCGTGACCAGCCATCTCGCCGCCGACCTGGGTCGCGCCGGCCACGCCGCCCTGGTCCGGTTCCTGCCGCCGGTGCTGGTCGGGCCGCTCTTCTTCGAGGTCCACGTGCCCCGCCGCTGGGCCACCCTGCCGATCTTCGCGTTCTCCGCCGTTGTCGCCGTGGTCCTCTGCTTCGGCTGCCGGTTCCTGGTCAACGCGACCGCGTACTGGTTGCAGGACGTCCGGGGGCCGGTGATCCTCTGGACCCTCGCGTCGGGCGTGCTCGCCGGGCTCTACTTCCCGCTGCGCTTCCTGCCGGAGTGGCTCCAGCTCGTGCTGTGGCTGGGCACCCCCTTCCCGAGCCTGCTCCAGACCCCACTCGACGTGCTGGTCGAGCGGGATCCGACCGGCACGCAGGTCGGGCTGGTCGGCCTCCAGCTCGCCTGGGCGGTGCTGATCCTGGCCGCCTGCCGGCTGGTGCAGCGGCGCGCGGAACGCCGCCTGGTGGTGCAGGGTGGCTGA
- a CDS encoding aldo/keto reductase family protein, with the protein MEFRHLGRSGLMVSEISYGNWITHGSQVEEDAAFACVRAALDAGITTFDTADVYAGTRAEDVLGRALEGERREGLEIFTKVYWPTGPGRNDRGLSRKHIMESINGSLRRLRTDYVDLYQAHRYDHSTPLEETMEAFADVVHSGKALYIGVSEWKASEIRAAHQLARELHIPLVSNQPQYSMLWRVIESEVVPTSEELGIGQIVWSPIAQGVLSGKYLPGQPPPAGSRATDEKSGAGFISRFMTDEVLTRVQRLKPLAEQAGLSMAQLAVAWVLQNPNVSSAIVGASRPEQVHDNVKAAGVKLDAELLKAIDEIVDPIVERDPARTESPAERP; encoded by the coding sequence ATGGAATTCCGTCACCTGGGCCGTTCCGGCCTGATGGTCAGCGAGATCTCGTACGGCAACTGGATCACCCACGGCTCGCAGGTCGAGGAGGACGCGGCGTTCGCCTGCGTCCGGGCCGCCCTGGACGCCGGCATCACCACCTTCGACACGGCCGACGTGTACGCGGGCACCCGCGCCGAGGACGTGCTGGGCCGCGCGCTGGAGGGCGAGCGGCGCGAAGGGCTGGAGATCTTCACCAAGGTGTACTGGCCCACCGGGCCGGGCCGCAACGACCGGGGCCTGTCCCGCAAGCACATCATGGAGTCGATCAACGGCTCGCTGCGCCGGCTGCGCACCGACTACGTGGACCTCTACCAGGCCCACCGGTACGACCACAGCACGCCGCTGGAGGAGACGATGGAGGCGTTCGCCGACGTCGTGCACTCCGGCAAGGCGCTCTACATCGGCGTCTCCGAGTGGAAGGCGTCGGAGATCCGCGCGGCCCACCAGCTCGCCCGTGAGCTGCACATCCCGCTGGTCTCCAACCAGCCGCAGTACTCGATGCTCTGGCGGGTCATCGAGTCCGAGGTCGTCCCCACCAGCGAGGAGCTGGGCATCGGGCAGATCGTCTGGTCGCCGATCGCGCAGGGCGTGCTCTCGGGCAAGTACCTGCCGGGCCAGCCGCCGCCGGCCGGCTCCCGGGCCACCGACGAGAAGTCGGGCGCGGGCTTCATCTCCCGGTTCATGACCGACGAAGTCCTGACCCGGGTGCAGCGGCTCAAGCCGCTGGCCGAGCAGGCCGGACTGAGCATGGCGCAGCTCGCCGTCGCCTGGGTGTTGCAGAACCCGAACGTCTCCTCGGCGATCGTCGGCGCCTCCCGCCCGGAGCAGGTGCACGACAACGTCAAGGCGGCCGGTGTGAAGCTCGACGCCGAGCTGCTCAAGGCGATCGACGAGATCGTCGACCCGATCGTCGAGCGCGACCCGGCCCGCACGGAGTCTCCCGCCGAGCGCCCGTGA
- a CDS encoding site-2 protease family protein, giving the protein MAGDRPGGEPLVLGVPRAAFRPSPVFLALVALFVTSGVLTWNGFGNVRLDVFLFVVSGWLVSLCLHEYAHAVVAYRAGDRSVAHRGYLTLNPLKYSHPLLSIGLPVVVVLLGGIGLPGGAVWVDRHAIPGRLRHTLVSLAGPATNVLFTLLLVLAVRLGAAGGGPVEFWAAVALLAFLQLTASVLNLLPVPGLDGGNMIQPWLNPQWRRMYDLFAPFGFILLFALLWNPRIGGWFFDAVFAVGDFLGLPPWLYALGLDLIRFWQG; this is encoded by the coding sequence ATGGCCGGCGACCGCCCGGGGGGCGAGCCGTTGGTGCTCGGCGTGCCCCGGGCGGCGTTCCGGCCCAGTCCCGTCTTCCTCGCCCTGGTCGCGCTCTTCGTGACCAGCGGGGTGCTCACCTGGAACGGGTTCGGCAACGTCCGGCTCGACGTGTTCCTCTTCGTCGTGTCCGGCTGGCTGGTCTCGCTCTGCCTGCACGAGTACGCCCACGCCGTCGTCGCCTACCGGGCCGGCGACCGCAGCGTCGCCCACCGGGGCTACCTGACGCTCAACCCGCTGAAGTACAGCCACCCGCTGCTGTCGATCGGGCTGCCCGTGGTGGTCGTGCTGCTCGGCGGCATCGGCCTGCCCGGCGGGGCGGTGTGGGTGGACCGGCACGCCATCCCGGGACGGCTGCGGCACACCCTGGTCAGCCTGGCGGGCCCGGCCACCAACGTGCTGTTCACGCTGTTGCTGGTGCTCGCCGTACGCCTCGGGGCGGCCGGCGGCGGGCCGGTCGAGTTCTGGGCGGCCGTGGCGCTGCTGGCGTTCCTCCAGCTCACCGCGAGCGTGCTCAACCTGCTCCCGGTGCCCGGCCTGGACGGCGGCAACATGATCCAGCCGTGGCTGAACCCGCAGTGGCGCAGGATGTACGACCTGTTCGCCCCGTTCGGCTTCATCCTGCTGTTCGCGCTGCTGTGGAACCCGCGGATCGGCGGCTGGTTCTTCGACGCGGTCTTCGCCGTCGGCGACTTCCTCGGCCTGCCCCCGTGGCTCTACGCCCTCGGCCTGGACCTGATCCGCTTCTGGCAGGGCTGA
- a CDS encoding ABC transporter permease — MAEASGGALAAYRALLGAQARAQTAYRTSFVIDVVGNVGSTVFDVLTVLVIFGVTRELGGFTLRETLVVVGLSTCAFAVADLLVGNIERLPRYVRTGLFDAVLVRPLGALPQLLLMDLPLRKVSRAVFGIAVLVVAVGSAGVEWTPARALLVVLAPLAGVVFFGSVFVATATVSFWWVDSGELANSVTYGGRDFASYPVTVFEGWFRAVFAYGLGFAFVSYHPALALLGRADPLGLPAWVGFTAPAVALVAAAGAAAAWRTGVRHYRSTGS, encoded by the coding sequence GTGGCTGAGGCGTCGGGCGGGGCGCTGGCCGCGTACCGGGCGCTGCTCGGCGCGCAGGCACGCGCGCAGACGGCGTACCGGACCTCGTTCGTCATCGACGTGGTCGGCAACGTCGGGTCCACCGTCTTCGACGTGCTGACCGTGCTGGTGATCTTCGGGGTCACCCGGGAGCTGGGCGGCTTCACGCTGCGCGAGACGCTGGTGGTCGTCGGCCTCTCGACGTGCGCGTTCGCCGTCGCCGACCTGCTGGTGGGCAACATCGAGCGGCTGCCCCGGTACGTGCGCACCGGGCTCTTCGACGCCGTGCTGGTCCGCCCGCTCGGCGCCCTGCCCCAGCTGCTGCTGATGGACCTGCCGCTGCGCAAGGTGTCCCGGGCGGTCTTCGGGATCGCCGTGCTGGTCGTCGCGGTCGGCTCCGCCGGCGTCGAGTGGACCCCGGCGCGGGCGCTGCTGGTGGTCCTCGCCCCGCTGGCCGGGGTGGTCTTCTTCGGGTCGGTCTTCGTGGCCACCGCCACCGTCTCGTTCTGGTGGGTCGACTCGGGTGAGCTGGCCAACTCGGTCACCTACGGCGGGCGGGACTTCGCCTCGTACCCGGTCACCGTCTTCGAGGGCTGGTTCCGCGCGGTGTTCGCGTACGGCCTGGGCTTCGCCTTCGTCAGCTACCACCCGGCGCTGGCGCTGCTCGGCCGCGCCGACCCGCTCGGCCTGCCGGCGTGGGTGGGCTTCACCGCGCCGGCCGTCGCGCTGGTCGCGGCCGCCGGGGCGGCGGCGGCCTGGCGCACCGGGGTCCGCCACTACCGGAGTACGGGGTCGTGA